Genomic segment of Pseudoalteromonas sp. NC201:
ATAAATGTCCAGTCACAGTCCGGTAATTCGTCGAGCTTGTAACGTGCTTTTAAAAGCTCTGGATATGCACCTAGCAGATATTCAGCGGTGTAACTCGCCACTTCTTCATAATTGATAGCAGTATCGCGAATAGCACCCGTTGCCGCCAAACGATAGCCCGAGTTTTCGTTCTCAACCTTTGGCCACAACATACCCGGCGTATCGTAAAGCATAATGCCGTCTTCAAGCTTAATACGCTGTTGCGCTTTAGTTACCGCTGGTTCATTACCTGTTTTTGCAACAATTCTGCCAGCAAGTGTATTGATAAGTGTCGATTTACCCACATTTGGAATACCCATGATCATGGCTTTTAGCTGCTTATCTTGACCCACTTTATGAGGTGCAAGCTTTTTGCAAAGCGCATTAATACGCTGTACTTCATTCGCCTTATCATGACCAAACGCCAGCGCTTTTACACCGCTCTCACGTTCAAAATACTCCATCCACTGCTTGGTCAGTTCAGGATCGGCAAGGTCCGCTTTATTCATGATTTTGATAACAGGCTTGTCACCACGTAACTGCCCTACCATCGGGTTTTCGCTACTGTATGGAATACGAGCATCCAGCACTTCAATAATGACATCCATCTGCGGCATGATCTCTTTGATCTCATTGCGCGCTTTATTCATATGCCCTGGGAACCACTGTATTGCCATTATAACCACCTGTATTAATTAACTTTAAAAGCTCATATGTTGAACACCTTGCCAAGCTCACACCTACCATCGCGCCATTCGTACGAAGCAAGAGATAAGTAAAGGATACAACATAGGGTACTAAACGCTTTTAATACAGCAGCAGTACCTCATCACTAAGTTGGTTATTCTACTATAAATTGACAGGATTGGGTTAATGGCTATGAATTCTGTTTAATTCACGTATCACTCTCAAAATACTTATCTATGTATCGCTGCTATGAGTAAAGTCAGCCCGTCCTCCTGACCGGGTTTTGGCGCCCATCAATCACACCCAGAAAGTATAACTTCTCGGCGGGTGCCTCCCACAAACCTATTTGCACTGCGAATTAGGAGGCTATGCTGATAGTTTTTGTAACCCTTGCAAACAGCTTCATTGCTGATGGCTTTGTGAACAGCTAACAGGCGACTTATTCCCCCTCCATCAAACCTTTCATGGGTGGCAACTGTCTACCCGAGAATATTGGAAAAGTGGACTTCATCAAACATCTACACTTAATTGCAGATATGGGAGATATGGAAATCACTGATATGACCAGCTTGGTTTCTAAAGCAATAAAATAACAATTAAATTGAACTCGGAACATAGAGTTAGCTTACAGACAGATTCACGAGGCATTTTGTTAGACGTTAGCAGCGCAGTGGAGAATATACTCGCCTTGAATAATCCACTCAAAAGTTGAGTGGATTATTCAAACTCAAGAACTCACAACGTAAACTTAGACAGTAGCGCTTCTTGTTCATGGGCGTTTTTAGCGAGTTCTTCGCTGGCGCTGTATTGTTTGTCGGAAAAGCTGCCGACTTCGACACTAATATCGTTGATATGTATTGTATTTTTATTGATTTCTTCAATCACCACACTTTGCTCTTCTATGGCCGTTGCGATTTGAATATTGCGATCCATAAGCTCTTTTACTGCCTCTGAGATTTCTTCTAGCATATGTGTCGCTTGCTCGGTTTGTGACACACATTGCTGGGTTTTATCTCGGCTACTTCCCATAGATTGCTGAACTTGAATGGACGAGGCTTGGATCTGGTCGATCATGGACTTAATTTCGGTGGTGGATTCCTGTGTTTTTGATGCTAGAGAACGCACTTCATCGGCCACAACCGCAAAACCACGACCTTGCTCTCCGGCACGTGCGGCTTCAATTGCAGCATTAAGTGCCAGTAGATTGGTTTGTTCTGCAATGCCATTGATGACCGAAAGAATATTCTCAATATTTTGGCTGTATTCTGCAAGTTGCGTACTCAACTCGTACGATGCAGTAATATCGTCAGCCAAAGCATTAATTTGGCTTCGCGCTTTAAAGAATATTTCTTGCCCTTCGGAGGTCTTTTCATTTACAGAGGTGATAGAGCTTGCGGCTTGCTGCGCGTTACCTGCGATTTCGGTCGAGGTAGTACTCATTTCATTCATCGCGGTAGCGAGGTTTTCAATTAGGCTAACTTGTTGATCAAGTTTCTGTGAAGAATGCGTCGACAGCTCTTTGGCGGCATCACTGCTTATCACCACGTCGTCTGCACGTTCTTTTACATTACTTACTAACCCATGCAAAAAGCCCAAGAACAAATTAAATTGTCGCGCTACCGTGCCGCACTCATCTTCGTTAACAATTTTTAAGCGCTGAGTTAAGTCACCGCCCCCACTTGCCATGCCGGTGATTGCAGATTCCAAATCCCGTAATGGTTGGAGTAAGTGAATTGCTAACGTCCGTACGCAGAATACTCCAATAGCCACGGCTAAAATAGCAATGATCAGGGAGTTTATTGTAATTTCAGTCAGTGTTTTGTAGGCTTTTGATTTATCGATTAATACCGCCAAATACCAGTCCGTACCAAAGGTGTTATCAAGCGAATGTAAGTAAAACAACCTTTTGCCTTCTTTGGTATCCACTTCTTGCAACTTATCTACGCTATCTAAGCGTAAAGCTGGATATACCTGTTGCAATTTTTTGCCGTTAAATTCGGCATGTTGATGAGAAATTACATTACCAGACTTGTCGACCAAAAAGGCATAGCCAGTGTTATCAAAGTTAACCTGATTGACACTATTAGCGATGGTTTTTAGGCTTAAATCTCCCCCAATTACCCCTTTAAAATTACCGTTCACTACAATGGGAGATACCACCGACAGCAATAATTCACCTGTCGCCGCGTCCGTATATGGACTGGTATAAACGGTTTTATTTTGGTTTTTACCAAGCTGATACCAAGCTCGCTCTCTAAAATCGACGCCTGGAGGATTTTTGCGAGCGGGGTTGTTCGACCTGAGCCCTTCCTCATTAGCCAAAGTACCAAAAGCCAGCAGAAACTCCTTTTTAAACACTGGTGTATTCAGTGCTTGTTGAAAGTTATCATCGCTAAAGTTTTGCTCTAACTGACTTTTTATCACATTAATTTGCGTTGCTTTACCAGCCAGCCAATTCTCTATGCTCACAGCCAGCAATTGCGTGCTATCTGTTACATAGGCATGGGTTTTGGTTTTCACCGAATCGCTAACAAACCAGTAAGTAGAAAGCGTCGTCGTCGTGATGATCAATAAGATCACTATGGCAGAAGTCACAGAGAACTTAGTGCGGATCTTCATATTCAACAGCCTGAATAAAAAGTGCTCGAATATCAAAAGTGTTGTCTATAATTCGATTATTGGCAACTGAGCGATGTAAAAACCATGAATTTTACTTTGAGCAACTCAACCGCACTGATTGGCCTAGCCTGTTTACTGACTTCTTCAGCAACTTTGGCAACCGATCGACCTGTCACCATGGCCGACATTGAAAATCTTGAGCGGCAATTAGCTGAGCTTAAAGCTCGGTTTATGACGCAAAATAGCGAACTAAAGGCCGCAGCTCCAATGGCAAAATCAACACCACAAAGTGACCCTGTAAAATCACCTACCGAGCCCTCAACCACGCTCAAAACCTATGCCACAATACGCCCGACATTTGGCGTAATCAATCAAGATGAGGCAAGTAACTGGGATGTTCGTGATGCCTTATCCCACGCAGGGATTAAAGTAACTCATGAATTTATGCCGGGCTGGCAGGCCGAACTTCATGGTGAATGGGGCATCGATCTCGCCAATGAAGGAAATTTTGGCAAGTCACGCCGTGCTTATACTGCGCTAGGTACACCGTATGGTCGATTTGGCATTGGCAAACAAAGGCCTGCACAGTATCTGTTTATTGCCGAATACGTTGATATTTTTAATCACGCCAGCAGCCCATTTGCTTACGATCCAGAGAGTATTTTTTTCGTTGATAATTTAGTCACTTACCGCTACGAATTGGGGCCAATGACGTTTATCGCCGCAGGCCAATTTAATGGTGATAAGGGCGATAATCAAACGGATTTATTCAACACTGGGTTAAGTTACGATAACGCAGGTTTACACGCGGCGATTACTTATCAACAAAACGATGTGTACGATAACGAGCAACATATTGGCGAAAACCAACTTTGGTCTGGTGCGCTGGCTTACCAATTTACCTCCCGCTTTTACGCTGCTATGGCATATCAGGACAAAGACTATCAACGCGTGAAAGCTCTTGATTCTCGACAAGGCCACACCTTTGATCTTTCGTTGGCCTATCAACTCGCAAAACACTATAAACTCAAAACCGGATATTTTGATTTTGATGACGGTTACGGCAGTCATGATCCGCTTAATCAAAGCTTCGATGGCTACAATGTTACACTTGAGTGGCTACCAACACCGCCCCTCAGAGTGCACTTGGAGTATTTGAACAAGTCCTTCGACAACCAAATCGATATGGACTCCATCTCCATTGGCTTTAGGTACGATTACAAGCAAGAGTGGCAATTTGATTAGTTAGAATAATAATTTCTAATTTGGATTGATTTATACATCAAGTATTCAAGTGAGGGTGGTACACTCGCGCAAGGCTTAGAAGTATTCAAGTTTAAAGAGGCGGTATGAACCACGCTCCTATTCCACTCAATATTACCGCGAGCGCCAAAATCGAGAGCATTGTGGTGCTACACGGCTTGTACATGTCTGGCTTTGTGATGCGCCCGCTTAGCGCTCGCTTAGGTAAATCGGGCTACCGTATTCTCAATTTAAGCTATAACACATTAACGCCAGATATTGATGAGATCTGCGCCGCTATTGATACTTTTGTTGGCGATCGCCCCGCCGCCCTCGTTTGCCACTCCATGGGAGGCTTAGTTGCAAGAGCATATTTAGAACGAGGTTCTGCCGCGAGCAAGCAAGTAAAAAAAGTGGTGACCTTGGGGACACCACATAAAGGCAGTGCCATTGCCAAGCATATGCACGACAAAGGACTGGAGCTACTGTTAAAAAACAGTGTGGAGTTTTTATTATCTAACAATCAAGATTGGCCTTTCGACGCCAAGCTTTACAGTATTGCCGGTGACTTACCCATTGGACTAATGCCACTGCTACAAAAAGGTAGCCAGTCGGATGGCACTGTGCTGTTAGAAGAAACCAAGCTCAGTGGCATGGCCGAACACAAAGTATTTCATCTCAGCCATACCAGCTTAATATATTCCCGTGCGGTAATGGACTATATCTGCGAGCTGTTAGGGAGGCCTTAGTGCTCTGCGCTTGCAGCTACTTTGTAAGCAATCACTGCGATCAAGCCAACTAATAACGGCACTGGCGCTGCAATATAGCCAAAGGTATCTGAGTTTGCGATGCTTGCGCCAGCTAAGTGACCTACGAGCCCAACAACAAAAGCCACTAAAGCGATAACAACGACGACGAGTTCCATTTTATGTTCTGATTTTGTTTTGCCTTTCATACTCATTTCCTCCAGTAGTAGACACCGCGTTTTTTGTGTCTTGATGAAATGATTATGCGCTTATGATGCGGTGATATTTTGACCTAAATCAAGTTTAAAACCGCCAAAAGACGAACGAGATTAAACGCTTGTCTTAGATCAAAAACTACGCGCTCTGGTTATATTTTGGGAAAAGTTGGCAAGCTTTATTCCCAACGAGTACTCATGTCACCTTGTTATTGTTGAGCGCTTTTTAGGGTTTCATCTTGTTTTTTAATGCACTCATCCCAACGTCATATTGTATTAATATTTAATATGTTTTTATTTTATTAATTGATTTTTCCGATTAAACACTTTGATTTTAATCATTGGGCAATCACCTAAGGTTGCGCCATACTGACTGTGAATCAACAAGGAGCATCGCATGACAAACATTAATTCTATCGGTTTAGACAAAGCAAAGAGCCAAGCGCTAGTAACGTCACTTAATACGCTACTAAGCAGCTACCAAATTCAATATATGAATGCCCGTGGTTTTCACTGGAACATCAAAGGTCGTGAGTTTTTTGAACTACACCTAAAATTTGAAGAAATTTATACGCTATTACTTGAGAAAGTCGATGAAATCGCAGAGCGTATTTTGACAATTGAAGGCAACCCATTGCATGCGTTTTCTGATTATTTGGAAACCAGCAAAATTCAAGAAGCAAAAGGGATCAGCAATGGTACGCAAGCACTAGAAACCCTGCTTGATGGCTACACAACGCTTATTTCTATGCAGCGTGAGATTCTAGCGCAGGCGGGCGAAGCCGAAGATGAAGGGACAGCTGCGCTAATGAGCGACTATATCAAAGAGCAAGAGAAGCTGGTGTGGATGCTTAAAGCATATTTAAACTAAGATTAAGGCTAGGGTGTACAAGTCGAGCTAAAAGCTACGACCTACAAGCGAGCCAGCTCCTACCTTGATTCTCCTCTGGTAGGAGCGAGTTCACCTCGCGATCTTTTATCTCGCTGTTGTCGAGTTAGAGCTAGGGTGTACAAGTCGAGCTAAAGCTACGACCTACAAGCAGAGCCAGCTCCTACCTAGGTTTTCCTCTGGTAGGAGCGAGTTTACCTCGCGATCTTTTATCTCGCTGTTGTCGAGTTAGAGCTACGACCTACCATTCAATAAGCTGATAAAGAATGCCATTTCTAGTGCTCTTTCATGTAAGCTTTTAAATCGGCCTGAGGCACCACCGTGACCTGCTTCCAAGTCGGTTTTAAAGATCAGCACGTTATCATCCGTTTTATATTCTCTAAGCTTAGCAACCCACTTCATTGGCTCCCAATACTGCACTTGCGAGTCGTGCAGACCTGTGGTGACTAGAATATTTGGATAGGCTTTGGCTTCAATATTGTCATACGGCGAATACGCTAAAATATTCTGGTAGTCCGCTTCATTATTCGGATTACCCCATTCATCATACTCATTGGTTGTCAATGGGATTGACTCATCCAACATGGTAGTTAACACATCCAAGAAAGGCACATGGCAGCCTAACCCTAAATACAGCTCTGGAGCTTGGTTTGCAATTGCACCCATTAACAGGCCGCCTGCACTCCCGCCTGATGCAAACACTTTGTCTTTATGGCCGTAGCCCTGCTCAACCAAGGCCTTGGTAACATCAATAAAATCGTTGAAGGTATTTTGCTTATGCGCTTTTTTGCCTTGCTCATACCATTCACGACCAAGCATCTCAGAACCTCGAATATGCGCAATCGCGTATACAAACCCTCTATCTAACAGGCTTAGAATTTGACTAGAGAAGTTAGGGTCGATAGTAATACCATAAGAACCATAGCCATACTGCAATAGTGGATTGCTACCGTCTTGATTAAACTTATCTTTGCGATACACCAAAGACACAGGGACTTTAACACCATCTCTTGCGGTTATATGCAAACGTTCAGAGTGATAATATTCAGGTTTAAAATCACCTAACACTTGCTGTTGCTTTTTCAGCGTCTTCTTACCAGTGGTTAAATCACAATCGTACACTGAGCTGGGAGTTGTCATACTCGAGTAGTGGATACGAATATTACTTGAACTTGGCTCAGGGTTATTTCCTACCGTAGCAAAATAACAAGCATCATCAAATCCAAGGTGATAGCTCTGCCCTTGATAATCATGGACAACAAAACGGATCTGCCCTTGTTCACGCTCAGTCAGCACAAAGTGACTATGGAACAGCTCCAAGCCTTCTAATAGTACATGGTCGCGATGGGCAACCAACTCTTCCCATTGCTCGACATTACCAACGGTTGCCCCTGTTGCACGCATTAAACGGAAGTTTTTAGCGTTCTTATTACTAAGGATGTAAAAGAACTCTCCCATTTTTTCAAGACCATATTCATGGCCAATTTCTCTTGGAATAAGAGTGCTAAACTCACCGCAAGGATCGTTTGCATCCAGTATTAACTGATCGCTCGTTTCCGTCGCTGCGAGATAGATATAAATAGCGCTTTCGTCACGACTTTTACCCAATCCCATATAAAATTGGCGATCTTGCTCTTCAAACACCAAAATATCATCACTTTGTGGCGTTCCCAACACATGGCGATACACTTGGAAGCCGAGCAACGTTTGCTCGTCTTTTTTGACATAAAATACAGTTTTATTGTCGTTCGCCCAAATTACCTGACCTTCCGTGTTATACAGCACATCTTGCAGTAATGTATTGGTGTTTAAATCAAGAAACTTGATGGTGTAAATTCGACGCCCGTCGGTATCTTCACTATAGGCAAGCAGTTGCTCATCTGGGCTTACAGTAATATCACCGATGTCATAAAACTCGTTGCCAGCGGCTAACTGATTAATGTCTAAAAGAAGTTTTTTATCCGACAAATCTTCTTGTGATGCGCGATAATATCTAGCATATTCCTCATCACCACTCACTTCACTCACATACCAATAGTTGCCATCTTTTGCGGGCACTGAGCTATCGTCTTTTACGATACGACCTTTCATTTCTTCAAACAGCTGGGTTTGCAGCGCTTGGTGAGGCGCCATTTGCGCTTCACAGTAATCATTCTCTGCTTTGAGGTGTGCCAACACATCAGCATTTTTACGCTCGTCATCACGCATCCAGTAGTAGTTGTCGATACGCTCATGATTATGGTGCAGCAAGGATTTCGGCTGCTTTTTGGCTAGCGGTTTAGTTTTTTCCATCACCAAGTTGTCATCCTAAATTCGTTATTTTTCGCCAGTGTATCACAGCAAATTTAGGAATTAACAACCATCTAAAAAGCTTTCTGGTGTTTCCTCTACAGCAACACCCTGAGACTTTGCAACCTGCCACAATTGCTCTCCTTGTGATTTAGGCACAAGCCAATTACAGGCAAAACTCGAATATAGATAAACTTCTTCATCTTCTACAGAAAGTAGCTCAACCCCAAATTGATCCTGCTTATTTGGATGGCGATAAACACAAAGCTTATTGTTGCTCGTCATTCTATACACTTTCGGCAGTGGTGAGCGCCAGTTATAAATGTGAATTTCACGATTCTCAAAGTTGAGGATTAATGTGTGTTCCAGATTAATGATTGCATAAACAATGACACCTGCAGTGAGCAATAGCATCACTATTATTGCTGGTCTTGCCAAACTAGCATCCACAGTCAATGAATTGCCAGAAACGACATCCTCAACCGTTATCGCATAATAAGTACCCAATGCAAAAAATATAGTGCATGCCAAAATTCGCAAAGGTAGAAGTCTAAAGCTTTTTTTTAATGTAACGCACTGAATCATACTATCCTTTATTTTCTAATCACTGATAATCAACTCTATTGGGATAGCGCATATTAAGACGTTAAATTAGCAACCAGAATGGCTTAGGTGCAGGCTCAACCGCCCTCTTTTTTTCTTTTGCCATTTGCCAAAACAACGCAGCTTCAGCGTCACTGGCTTTCCACTCACACGCACAGCTTAATTTTGGTTCTGTGTCGTTTGGGCAATCATACAACTCCAAACCAAATTGATTTTTATGTCTAGGATGACGATAAATCGCTAACACACAGGCTGGTTTTAGCAAAATAATTTGCACACGGCTGGAAAATTTTGGATAAAAATAAATGCGCCCTTGCTCTAAGTCAATTTCTAGTTTGCGAGGTGCCTTTAAGATATCGTACACAATAAAACAAAGCGCAATGCCAATCAAAAAAAGAGTAACATCTCCTTTAAAACGAACACTAGCGGTTGATGAACCATCTGGATGAAACCCTTCTATCGTAAGTGCGTAATATGCCATCACAGCGAAGAAAGAGGTGACAATACCGACTCGCAGCGGCAGCAAGACGGAGCGTTTTGTAAACGTAATTTTTGTCTGCATAGGATAAACCTCAGAAAATTTATTACTTAACAAATGATAAGAAATATTATCAGCTCACAATACTTACTTTTAGTAAGTATTGTGAGCGAACAGATCTACTAACTACTCATGCTTAAAGCCAATACGTATCACTGAAATAGCATATTCAGTCCCCTCAACATCCATGCGTCCTTGCTGATTTCTATTCCCTGCACTCATTTCATCAAGGTAAATCGTTAAAGACTTGTCTGCTGCTGCAATGACTTCACCAACATCAATCACCCCGTTGTGATTAGCATCTTGCCAAACCTTAAGGTAATGATAATTATTATCAAGTTTGTCGAGTATTGCATCTTGGTTTGAATCTAATAGAGAAATAGTGTCTTGAGTCTCTGTAAATGGCCTGAATAATATCTCACTTGCACTATCTAACTGATTGTTTTGATTTGCATCAACGATCAATAATGCATCAGCACTTCCCACTGTAATGGAGTTGGTGTTTGGATTAAGTGACCACTCTACTCCATCCTGTGCCAGATCAAGTACTATAAAATGCCCTGACGCAGCTAAAGTATCTAGGCTTCTATAGCCTCGGCAAGGTGGCTCATCAGGTCTATGTACTACACTCATCATGCTACAAACTATATCTGTAACGGTTTCTGGGCCTTCGTAATGTTGAGGAGGGTTGCTCCAATTGTTTGGAATATTGAGTTCTTGTTGCAGAAGATTATCCATATGCTCTTCAAAAGCAGCTCCCACATGGTAACTACCTATGATCTCAGCAATCCTTATAGCAAACTTTTTTGAGTGCGAAGCTCTTTTTACTAAAATTGCGGCTTTTCCAATAGATGTTCCAGCCGCCGCTCCGACAACAAGTGTTAGTGCTTCAGATATAGCCTCGCCATTTTCCCCCTTTATAGCATGAGCAATGCCTTGTAAGCCTTGCCCACCTGCTGCAATTAATAAGTTAATTGCATCAATCTTCTTTTCTATTTTTCTCACCAGGATACTATTTTTACGAGCTCTTGCCCTTAGCTCTTCTAACGCATTAAGCAGCTACTTTGCAGCGACTGTTAAGTCTACCGCAGCTTCATCAAGTTCTGACTCTGTTTTTGATGCATCGCTCGACTCACCGCCGCTAGCTGCTACTCCCATTCCACCAGAAACCCCACCTGATGTGCCACCCCAGCCCCCCGAGAAACATCGTGCCTGCCTCATACTACGTACATTAATTACGCATTCTCTCTCGTGCTTCCAGCCATTAACTTCAATACGTTCAACGTCATCACTTGCTTGTACTTTAGCTGATGCACTGATGACCCCCAGAGCAAATGTAATAGCGCCTGAAATAAGTGATACTTTCAAAACAACCCCTCAATTAAACAATTTTTTGCAATTATATTAAAATTACCCAAAACAGGTATAGCAAGAAATTATTAATTTCCCTTTTTCGGAAACGGATTAGGTTTTTAATACACAAAAAAGGCCGAGCATCACTGCGCGGCCTTTATATTATTGAGTGTAAACGAGAGTTTCTAAGCTTCTGCTTTCTCTAGTTGGTTATCGCCAGATTTAGGCTTGCGTCTGATCTTCGCTTTTAAGCGTGAACCCGCACCCTGCATATCCGTTAAGATGATGTATAGGGCCGGCACTAACACCAGCGTGATAAGCGTTGCGAATAGCACTGCAAACCCAAGTGATACCGCCATCGGAATAACAAATCTTGCTTGTAGACTCGTTTCAAAGATGATTGGCATTACACCAGCAAACGTCGTGATAGAGGTTAGCGTGATTGCCCTAAAGCGTGCACACCCCGCTTCAATAACCGCCTCTTTAAGCTTAACGCCCTCAGCACGTGCTTGGTTGATATAGTCCGTCATTACCAAGGAGTCGTTGATCACAACCCCTGCAGCGGCTACTAGTCCAAACATAGACATAGTACTCATATCTAAGCCAAACACTAAGTGACCCCATAGCGCGCCCACTAAGCTAAACGGAATTACCGACATCACGATAAGCGGTTGTGCGTAACTCTTCAGCGGTACAGCCAATAGGATATAAACCATCAACATACCAGCGGCAAAGAATAAGATCTGCTCACTGGTTTGCGCTTGACGCTCTTCCACACTACCACCTAGCTTAGTTTTGACGCCTGGGAACTGTTTTAGTAGCTCTGGTAAGATATTTTCTTCGATATTCTTAACCACGGCATCTGGCTCAATCAGCTCTTCATCGATGCTACCGTATACATATACCGTTCTAAAGCCATCTTCACGACGAATATAATTGATACCCGGCTT
This window contains:
- a CDS encoding S9 family peptidase; translated protein: MEKTKPLAKKQPKSLLHHNHERIDNYYWMRDDERKNADVLAHLKAENDYCEAQMAPHQALQTQLFEEMKGRIVKDDSSVPAKDGNYWYVSEVSGDEEYARYYRASQEDLSDKKLLLDINQLAAGNEFYDIGDITVSPDEQLLAYSEDTDGRRIYTIKFLDLNTNTLLQDVLYNTEGQVIWANDNKTVFYVKKDEQTLLGFQVYRHVLGTPQSDDILVFEEQDRQFYMGLGKSRDESAIYIYLAATETSDQLILDANDPCGEFSTLIPREIGHEYGLEKMGEFFYILSNKNAKNFRLMRATGATVGNVEQWEELVAHRDHVLLEGLELFHSHFVLTEREQGQIRFVVHDYQGQSYHLGFDDACYFATVGNNPEPSSSNIRIHYSSMTTPSSVYDCDLTTGKKTLKKQQQVLGDFKPEYYHSERLHITARDGVKVPVSLVYRKDKFNQDGSNPLLQYGYGSYGITIDPNFSSQILSLLDRGFVYAIAHIRGSEMLGREWYEQGKKAHKQNTFNDFIDVTKALVEQGYGHKDKVFASGGSAGGLLMGAIANQAPELYLGLGCHVPFLDVLTTMLDESIPLTTNEYDEWGNPNNEADYQNILAYSPYDNIEAKAYPNILVTTGLHDSQVQYWEPMKWVAKLREYKTDDNVLIFKTDLEAGHGGASGRFKSLHERALEMAFFISLLNGRS
- the ylqF gene encoding ribosome biogenesis GTPase YlqF, translated to MAIQWFPGHMNKARNEIKEIMPQMDVIIEVLDARIPYSSENPMVGQLRGDKPVIKIMNKADLADPELTKQWMEYFERESGVKALAFGHDKANEVQRINALCKKLAPHKVGQDKQLKAMIMGIPNVGKSTLINTLAGRIVAKTGNEPAVTKAQQRIKLEDGIMLYDTPGMLWPKVENENSGYRLAATGAIRDTAINYEEVASYTAEYLLGAYPELLKARYKLDELPDCDWTFIEMAGRKRGCVKGGNQVDTHKMSEILINELRDAVIGQITMETPEMRESEEEMVAELRAQAEAKKAAREDEKRQRRARARKNRR
- a CDS encoding alpha/beta fold hydrolase — encoded protein: MNHAPIPLNITASAKIESIVVLHGLYMSGFVMRPLSARLGKSGYRILNLSYNTLTPDIDEICAAIDTFVGDRPAALVCHSMGGLVARAYLERGSAASKQVKKVVTLGTPHKGSAIAKHMHDKGLELLLKNSVEFLLSNNQDWPFDAKLYSIAGDLPIGLMPLLQKGSQSDGTVLLEETKLSGMAEHKVFHLSHTSLIYSRAVMDYICELLGRP
- a CDS encoding porin, encoding MNFTLSNSTALIGLACLLTSSATLATDRPVTMADIENLERQLAELKARFMTQNSELKAAAPMAKSTPQSDPVKSPTEPSTTLKTYATIRPTFGVINQDEASNWDVRDALSHAGIKVTHEFMPGWQAELHGEWGIDLANEGNFGKSRRAYTALGTPYGRFGIGKQRPAQYLFIAEYVDIFNHASSPFAYDPESIFFVDNLVTYRYELGPMTFIAAGQFNGDKGDNQTDLFNTGLSYDNAGLHAAITYQQNDVYDNEQHIGENQLWSGALAYQFTSRFYAAMAYQDKDYQRVKALDSRQGHTFDLSLAYQLAKHYKLKTGYFDFDDGYGSHDPLNQSFDGYNVTLEWLPTPPLRVHLEYLNKSFDNQIDMDSISIGFRYDYKQEWQFD
- a CDS encoding Dps family protein, which produces MTNINSIGLDKAKSQALVTSLNTLLSSYQIQYMNARGFHWNIKGREFFELHLKFEEIYTLLLEKVDEIAERILTIEGNPLHAFSDYLETSKIQEAKGISNGTQALETLLDGYTTLISMQREILAQAGEAEDEGTAALMSDYIKEQEKLVWMLKAYLN
- a CDS encoding methyl-accepting chemotaxis protein codes for the protein MKIRTKFSVTSAIVILLIITTTTLSTYWFVSDSVKTKTHAYVTDSTQLLAVSIENWLAGKATQINVIKSQLEQNFSDDNFQQALNTPVFKKEFLLAFGTLANEEGLRSNNPARKNPPGVDFRERAWYQLGKNQNKTVYTSPYTDAATGELLLSVVSPIVVNGNFKGVIGGDLSLKTIANSVNQVNFDNTGYAFLVDKSGNVISHQHAEFNGKKLQQVYPALRLDSVDKLQEVDTKEGKRLFYLHSLDNTFGTDWYLAVLIDKSKAYKTLTEITINSLIIAILAVAIGVFCVRTLAIHLLQPLRDLESAITGMASGGGDLTQRLKIVNEDECGTVARQFNLFLGFLHGLVSNVKERADDVVISSDAAKELSTHSSQKLDQQVSLIENLATAMNEMSTTSTEIAGNAQQAASSITSVNEKTSEGQEIFFKARSQINALADDITASYELSTQLAEYSQNIENILSVINGIAEQTNLLALNAAIEAARAGEQGRGFAVVADEVRSLASKTQESTTEIKSMIDQIQASSIQVQQSMGSSRDKTQQCVSQTEQATHMLEEISEAVKELMDRNIQIATAIEEQSVVIEEINKNTIHINDISVEVGSFSDKQYSASEELAKNAHEQEALLSKFTL